Genomic segment of Paenibacillaceae bacterium GAS479:
GCGCCAAATTAAGAGGTCAGATAGCTTTTTAATCAATTTACAAACATACAGTATGTATGTTAAATTGAAATAAATAAACTCAAAGGAGAGTTGGAAATGAAAATTACCGGCTTTTATCCCGTCCTCATTACGGAGGAAGTAACGGCTACCGCTAATTTCTATCGAGAATGGTTTGGCTTCGAAACTGTCTTTGAAGCAGATTGGTATGTCAGCCTGCAGATGAAGAGAGACGAGGGAACGGCGTTCGAGCTGGCTATCCTCAAGCTTGGACATCCCACCATTCCAGCTGCTTTTCGTGACTCAGTCAGCGGATTGATTCTTAACATCGAGGTGGATGATGTGGACGCCGAATATGAACGACTTATAAAAAACGCACAACTTCCTCTGCAACTAGATATTCGTGATGAACAATTCGGCCAGCGGCATTTTATAACGAGCGATCCAAACGGTGTTATGATTGATGTCATCAAGATCATCCCCCCATCGGACGCCTTTAATGAGCAATATAAAGAGAAGGTATGGGATGAGAAGAAAGGTTGACCCTTAATGAAAAGAAACAAGGAAGAAACGAAGGAAACCGTTATAAAACTGATAGAAGTTGCTCGAAAAAACTTCACGGAGATTGGCTACGCCAATTCTTCATTGGAAGTCATCGCTGCGGAAGCAGAGCTGACACGAGGTGCAGTTTATCATCATTTCAAGAGTAAAAAAAAGTTATTTCAGCTTGTACTGGAATCGATCCAAAAAGAAGTCGGAGATCAAGTTGAGCAAGCAGCATCCGCTAGTGAACAGTCATGGGAACAATTGATACTTGGGTGTCGCGCCTTCGTATCATCAGCCGTCGAACCACAAAGGAAACGGATCCTGCTCATTGATGGCCCTTCTGTTTTAGGCTGGGAAGCCTGGCGCATCATGGACGAAGAGAATTCCATGCGCCATTTGCGCGAGCAGTTGCAGCTGATGCAACAACAGGGACATCTCAAGCCGCTGCCCCTGCATGCAATGACGCATTTTCTTTCAGGGGCCCTGAACGAATCTGCCCTGTGGATTGCCGAGAGCCCGGATACGGACAAGTCTCTTGAAGAGGTGATGTCCGTCATCTCAGCTGTTATTCAAAGTCTTAGCATACAATGATAGATTTTCGAGCATTAACCTAGTACCAATCTATTAAAACCTCCATATATTATGGTATCAAATAGGAGGTGTTTAATATGGCTATTGTTTTTTTGGATGAACGGCTATCCACTCTCCAGACCGATAGCAACGGTACCGATCTTATAACCAGTACACCGTTATTGATTGGAGATATCGGACTTCAAGTCGTAGCAGCTCAGCTTGTCCCAGAGCACATAAATAGTGTAATAGTGTCGTTGGTGGGAATGGTAGGGGTTGTCGCAATTGAAGGAATCAATATAAACATTACGATTAGTATCGAACGAAATGGGGCAGACACGTTTGGGTCTGGTACCGTAATATTCCAGCAAGTTTTCAACTCGCAAGGAATATCAGCTTACGGTGCTTTCCCTATCGTTGCGGGTGACTTCCCTCCTGCGGAAGCTGTGTTGGCAGGACAAATTCGCTATACCATGTTTGTTAGCGTCTCAAATACGACACAAACATTAGCCGGCCCTGTAACATTTAACGGAATTGCTTCGACTGGAACAACGACTTAGAGTAAATAAATCCCAAAGGTTTTTACCATTAAGGCAGCCAATTACAGGCTGTCTTTTCGTGCTGATAAATTGATGCTTGCCAATAGCTGCGGAGTTATGTTTGATTATAGGGAGCTTTAGAAACGGCATTCATCTGTTAGGTTAAATCAATACATACAAGGAGCGATCCACAGTTGAAAAGGGCTAGAAATGTAGCAGTGTTGGTATATGAAAAAGTGGATTTGCTTGATGTTGCGGGTCCCTTTGATGTTTTTGCCTTGTCGAGCAAATGGGGGGAGGACTTTAACGTGTACACGGTAGGAGAGAGTTCGATTCCGGTGAACACGATAAGCGGCCTGAGTATGAATCCCAAGCACAGCTTTGATGATTGTCCTACACCGGATATTCTAATTGTGCCAGGAGGCATAGGTGCGCGGACAACGATGTACGATGAATCTATTACGACCTGGATACGTAAAACGGCCGAGCAGGCCGAGCTTGTGTTGTCTGTTTGCTCAGGAGCGCTCCTGTTGGCTACAGCAAATCTACTGGGTGGCTTAAAGGTTACGACCCATCGCAGAGCCTTTGATCTATTGCGACAGGTTATACCTCAATCGGCCACTGTTGTTGAGAATGTTCGTTATGTTGATAACGGCAAAATCATCTTATCAGCCGGTGTGACCGCGGGGATCGATGCGGCGATTCATATCGTTTCTAGGCTGCATGGTTCAGAGAGAGCTCTTGAAACCGCGTCAATGCTGGAACATGACTGGAGTGGGCGGCTCATAGTAAGAAAGGCTCAAAGCGAGGATATTGACGCCATGCAGCAATTATATGTAGAAGCTGCCAAGTGGATTAGTTCCATGAAAGGGATTCTTCAATGGGGTGAAGAAGATTTTACCCGGG
This window contains:
- a CDS encoding Catechol 2,3-dioxygenase: MKITGFYPVLITEEVTATANFYREWFGFETVFEADWYVSLQMKRDEGTAFELAILKLGHPTIPAAFRDSVSGLILNIEVDDVDAEYERLIKNAQLPLQLDIRDEQFGQRHFITSDPNGVMIDVIKIIPPSDAFNEQYKEKVWDEKKG
- a CDS encoding transcriptional regulator, TetR family produces the protein MKRNKEETKETVIKLIEVARKNFTEIGYANSSLEVIAAEAELTRGAVYHHFKSKKKLFQLVLESIQKEVGDQVEQAASASEQSWEQLILGCRAFVSSAVEPQRKRILLIDGPSVLGWEAWRIMDEENSMRHLREQLQLMQQQGHLKPLPLHAMTHFLSGALNESALWIAESPDTDKSLEEVMSVISAVIQSLSIQ
- a CDS encoding Acetyltransferase (GNAT) family protein; protein product: MKRARNVAVLVYEKVDLLDVAGPFDVFALSSKWGEDFNVYTVGESSIPVNTISGLSMNPKHSFDDCPTPDILIVPGGIGARTTMYDESITTWIRKTAEQAELVLSVCSGALLLATANLLGGLKVTTHRRAFDLLRQVIPQSATVVENVRYVDNGKIILSAGVTAGIDAAIHIVSRLHGSERALETASMLEHDWSGRLIVRKAQSEDIDAMQQLYVEAAKWISSMKGILQWGEEDFTREYIEQFIHEKEVFVAYINGELAGCFSIQWEYEMIWGDLFHDQAGYVHRLAVSRNIKGQGIGSRLLDWAEAYIKNKGKAWMRLDCMADNPPLNDYYQSQGLVYCGRHNDSRWSANLYERKIK